A genome region from Paracoccus stylophorae includes the following:
- a CDS encoding class I SAM-dependent methyltransferase → MADVTRNARFWDRAARKYAASRIGDPQGYERSVQSLRDRLRPQDRVVEFGCGTGTTALRLAPHAADISASDISSAMIAIARDKARAEGCGNVRFQVAAPETAGWPDDHFDVAVAMNVLHLIEDRGAALRAVHRTLRPGGIFVSKTPCLTEMTPLIRIAVPVMQLIGKAPFVAFLSAAELEREIAGAGFQIVERARHGTRGRDIRPYLVARRQ, encoded by the coding sequence ATGGCCGACGTCACACGCAATGCCCGTTTCTGGGACCGCGCCGCGCGCAAATACGCGGCCAGCCGGATCGGCGATCCGCAAGGCTATGAACGCTCGGTCCAAAGCCTGCGCGACCGGCTGCGTCCGCAGGACAGGGTGGTGGAATTCGGCTGCGGCACCGGGACCACCGCGCTGCGGCTTGCGCCCCATGCAGCTGACATCAGCGCAAGCGACATCTCGTCCGCAATGATCGCGATCGCGCGCGACAAGGCGCGCGCCGAGGGTTGCGGCAATGTGCGTTTCCAGGTGGCCGCACCGGAAACCGCCGGCTGGCCTGACGACCATTTCGACGTGGCGGTGGCGATGAACGTGCTGCATCTGATCGAGGATCGGGGCGCGGCGCTGCGCGCCGTCCACCGCACCCTGCGTCCGGGCGGGATCTTCGTGTCGAAGACGCCCTGCCTGACGGAAATGACGCCGCTGATCCGCATCGCCGTGCCGGTCATGCAACTGATCGGCAAGGCGCCCTTCGTCGCGTTCCTGTCCGCAGCCGAGCTTGAGCGCGAGATCGCCGGCGCGGGCTTTCAGATCGTCGAACGCGCCCGGCACGGCACGCGCGGCCGCGATATCCGCCCCTACCTGGTCGCCCGCCGGCAATAG
- a CDS encoding trimethylamine methyltransferase family protein, giving the protein MDEAGAERRTRRGGGGAARRAERTATRTEFARFITRNVPDFQILNAEALEIIEANAETLLAEIGVNFVDNPDALKLWKDAGADIDGERVRLPRGLARSLCATAPATYVQHARNSERNVEIGGRNLVLAPVYGPPFVRDLAGGRRYATIEDFRNFVKLGQMTKWLHHSGGTVCEPTDIAVNKRHLDMLHAHMTLSDKPYMGSVTLPERAADSVEMSRILFGPDFVDRNTVMTSLININSPLTFDSVMMGALEVYARAGQACIVSPFIVGGAMAPVTVAGTLTQVLAEVMAGVAYAQLVRPGAPVIAGAFVTSIDMNSGAPTFGTPEAAQITLGAGQLMRRLNLPYRSAGAFCGSKLPDAQAAYETANTLNIGLLSGVNFMLHACGWLEGGLVSSYEKYVMDADQLGILHRLAQGIDMSENGQAMDAIREVGPGGHFLGCAHTQANFKDAFWRSGILDYKPFETWDEEGARDTATLAAIRVERMLAEYQAPPIDPGTAEALADYVARKKAAVPDSFLT; this is encoded by the coding sequence ATGGATGAGGCCGGTGCAGAACGCCGCACGCGCAGAGGAGGGGGCGGGGCCGCCCGCCGGGCCGAACGGACCGCCACGCGAACCGAATTCGCGCGTTTCATCACCCGCAACGTGCCCGATTTCCAGATCCTGAACGCCGAGGCGCTGGAGATCATCGAGGCGAATGCCGAAACCCTGCTGGCCGAGATCGGCGTGAACTTCGTCGACAATCCCGACGCGCTGAAACTGTGGAAGGATGCGGGCGCCGATATCGACGGCGAGCGGGTGCGCCTGCCGCGCGGTCTGGCGCGCAGCCTGTGCGCGACCGCCCCCGCCACCTATGTCCAGCACGCCCGCAACAGCGAACGCAATGTCGAGATCGGCGGCCGCAACCTTGTGCTGGCGCCGGTCTATGGCCCGCCTTTCGTGCGCGATCTGGCCGGCGGCCGCCGCTATGCCACGATCGAGGATTTCCGTAACTTCGTGAAGCTGGGCCAGATGACGAAATGGCTGCATCACAGCGGCGGCACCGTCTGCGAACCCACCGACATCGCCGTGAACAAGCGCCATCTGGACATGCTGCACGCGCATATGACGCTGTCGGACAAGCCGTATATGGGGTCGGTCACGCTGCCCGAACGCGCCGCCGATTCGGTCGAGATGTCGCGGATCCTGTTCGGCCCCGATTTCGTGGACCGCAACACGGTCATGACCTCGCTGATCAACATCAACAGCCCGCTGACCTTCGATTCGGTGATGATGGGCGCGCTGGAGGTCTATGCGCGCGCCGGACAGGCTTGCATCGTCAGCCCGTTCATCGTCGGTGGCGCGATGGCGCCGGTGACGGTCGCCGGTACGCTGACGCAGGTGCTGGCCGAGGTGATGGCCGGCGTCGCCTATGCACAGCTGGTCCGGCCGGGCGCGCCGGTGATCGCGGGGGCCTTCGTCACCTCGATCGACATGAACAGCGGCGCGCCCACATTCGGCACGCCCGAGGCCGCGCAGATCACCCTTGGCGCGGGGCAGCTGATGCGGCGTCTGAACCTGCCCTATCGCAGCGCCGGGGCGTTCTGCGGCTCGAAACTGCCGGATGCGCAGGCGGCGTACGAGACCGCGAACACGCTGAATATCGGCCTGCTGTCGGGCGTGAACTTCATGCTGCACGCCTGCGGCTGGCTGGAGGGCGGGCTGGTCAGCAGTTACGAGAAATACGTGATGGACGCCGACCAGCTTGGCATCCTGCACCGTCTGGCGCAGGGCATCGACATGTCCGAAAACGGCCAGGCGATGGACGCCATCCGCGAGGTCGGACCGGGCGGGCATTTCCTGGGCTGCGCGCACACGCAGGCCAATTTCAAGGACGCGTTCTGGCGCAGCGGCATTCTGGATTACAAGCCGTTCGAGACCTGGGACGAGGAAGGCGCGCGCGATACCGCGACGCTGGCCGCGATCCGGGTCGAACGGATGCTGGCCGAATACCAGGCACCGCCCATCGACCCCGGCACCGCCGAGGCGCTGGCCGATTATGTCGCCCGAAAGAAGGCCGCCGTCCCCGACAGTTTCCTGACCTGA
- the trhA gene encoding PAQR family membrane homeostasis protein TrhA yields MSSQFRFGRDYDFHEILADGIVHGIGVVLALIGVTALIYHTTVWGDPGAVIAAWIYGLCLVGGLAVSFTYNMLRPSRLKWIMRRLDHSAIFILIAATYTPFLQPGLEDPMIFGLLLAIWIMAGLGVALKCALPGRHDRLAVVLYLLMGWSGLVAIRPIAATLPPDSVILIVVGGVIYSAGVIFHLWQKLRFQNAIWHGFVVTAAAAHYVAVLSAFRHTGF; encoded by the coding sequence ATGAGCAGCCAGTTCCGTTTCGGCAGAGATTACGATTTTCACGAGATTCTGGCAGACGGAATCGTGCATGGCATCGGTGTGGTGCTGGCGCTGATCGGGGTGACGGCGCTGATCTATCACACCACCGTCTGGGGCGATCCGGGCGCGGTGATCGCCGCCTGGATCTATGGGCTGTGTCTGGTGGGCGGGCTGGCCGTGTCGTTCACCTATAACATGCTGCGCCCCTCGCGGCTGAAATGGATCATGCGGCGGCTGGACCATTCGGCCATCTTCATCCTGATCGCCGCGACCTACACGCCGTTCCTGCAACCCGGCCTTGAAGATCCGATGATCTTCGGGCTGCTGCTGGCGATCTGGATCATGGCGGGGCTTGGGGTGGCGCTGAAATGTGCCCTGCCCGGACGCCATGACCGGCTGGCCGTCGTGCTTTATCTGCTGATGGGGTGGAGCGGCCTGGTCGCGATCCGCCCCATCGCCGCCACCCTGCCGCCGGATTCGGTGATCCTGATCGTCGTGGGCGGGGTGATCTATTCGGCGGGCGTGATCTTTCATCTGTGGCAGAAACTGCGCTTTCAGAACGCGATCTGGCACGGTTTCGTGGTGACGGCGGCCGCCGCGCATTACGTCGCCGTGCTCAGCGCGTTCCGGCACACGGGGTTCTGA
- the eda gene encoding bifunctional 4-hydroxy-2-oxoglutarate aldolase/2-dehydro-3-deoxy-phosphogluconate aldolase, with amino-acid sequence MTPQQQSQKTRALCRLAPVIPVIVIRDAAKAADLAGALVRGGLPVLEVTLRSDAALDAIRQMAGVEGAEVGAGTVLTPDDATRAKQAGATFAVSPGLTDRLVDACTDLDLPLLPGAATASEVMRAADAGFDMLKFFPAEAAGGPPALKSLAGPLPAIGFCPTGGVSPDNAHSYLSLPNVVCVGGSWIVTDADLADGNWVGIEGRARAAAALRRA; translated from the coding sequence ATGACTCCGCAACAGCAATCGCAGAAGACCCGCGCCCTGTGCAGGCTGGCGCCGGTCATCCCGGTGATCGTGATACGGGACGCCGCAAAGGCCGCCGATCTGGCCGGCGCGCTGGTGCGCGGCGGCCTGCCCGTGCTGGAGGTGACGCTGCGATCCGACGCCGCGCTGGACGCGATCCGGCAGATGGCCGGGGTCGAGGGGGCAGAGGTCGGGGCGGGCACGGTGCTGACCCCGGACGACGCGACGCGCGCCAAACAGGCGGGCGCCACATTCGCCGTCTCGCCCGGGCTGACCGACCGTCTGGTCGACGCCTGCACCGATCTGGACCTGCCGCTTCTGCCCGGTGCCGCGACCGCGTCCGAGGTGATGCGCGCGGCCGATGCCGGTTTCGACATGCTGAAATTCTTTCCGGCCGAGGCGGCGGGCGGGCCGCCGGCGCTGAAATCGCTGGCAGGCCCGTTGCCCGCCATCGGCTTTTGCCCGACCGGCGGCGTGTCGCCCGACAATGCCCACAGCTATCTGTCGCTGCCCAACGTCGTCTGCGTGGGCGGCAGCTGGATCGTGACCGATGCCGATCTGGCCGATGGCAACTGGGTGGGCATCGAAGGCCGAGCCCGGGCGGCGGCGGCGCTGCGCCGGGCCTGA
- a CDS encoding MFS transporter, whose protein sequence is MMDRAHRNVAVLIAAQAILGAQMPVNFIVGGLAGQILAPNPCLATLPISMIVLGSAVTARPLARFMQHHGRRSGFVLSVLAAGAGAAISAAGLWTGSFLLFMLGSLLTGVYMSAQGFYRFAATDTASDDFAPRAISWVMAGGLASAIVGPAIVRATTDLTAVPFLGTYLAVIGLNLLGPLLFAFLDIPKPPVAQPGQMAGRPMSELLRTPQIGVAMICAMVSYALMNLVMTSTPLAVVGCGFAPTHAADIVSAHVLAMFAPSFFTGALIVRFGAPRIVGLGLVILACAGAVALSGVELGHFFGALILLGIGWNFGYIGATAMLARAHRPEERGRVQGMNDMFVFGGVFLASLSSGGLMNCTGGSVQAGWNAVNLAMLPFLVLAGAALIWLVMRPQPA, encoded by the coding sequence ATGATGGACCGGGCGCATCGGAATGTGGCGGTGCTGATCGCCGCGCAGGCGATCCTAGGCGCGCAGATGCCGGTGAATTTCATCGTCGGCGGGCTTGCCGGGCAGATCCTTGCCCCCAATCCCTGTCTTGCCACGCTGCCGATCTCGATGATCGTTCTGGGTTCCGCCGTGACCGCGCGGCCCCTGGCGCGGTTCATGCAGCATCACGGGCGTCGCAGCGGGTTCGTGCTGTCGGTGCTGGCCGCCGGCGCGGGGGCCGCGATCTCGGCTGCGGGGCTGTGGACGGGATCGTTCCTGCTGTTCATGCTGGGATCGCTGCTGACGGGCGTCTACATGTCGGCGCAGGGGTTCTATCGTTTTGCGGCGACCGACACGGCCAGCGACGATTTCGCCCCGCGCGCGATTTCCTGGGTGATGGCGGGGGGACTGGCCTCGGCCATCGTCGGGCCGGCCATCGTCCGGGCGACGACCGATCTGACCGCGGTGCCGTTTCTGGGCACCTATCTGGCGGTGATCGGGCTGAACCTGCTGGGGCCGCTGCTGTTCGCGTTTCTGGACATTCCAAAGCCCCCGGTGGCGCAGCCGGGCCAGATGGCGGGCAGGCCGATGTCCGAATTGCTGCGCACGCCGCAGATCGGCGTCGCGATGATCTGCGCGATGGTGTCCTATGCGCTGATGAATCTGGTGATGACCTCGACGCCGCTGGCGGTGGTCGGCTGCGGATTCGCGCCCACCCACGCCGCCGATATCGTCAGCGCCCATGTGCTGGCGATGTTCGCCCCCAGCTTCTTTACCGGCGCGCTGATCGTGCGTTTCGGCGCGCCGCGCATCGTCGGCCTGGGGTTGGTGATCCTGGCCTGCGCGGGCGCCGTCGCACTGTCCGGGGTCGAGCTGGGCCATTTCTTCGGCGCGCTGATCCTGTTGGGGATCGGCTGGAATTTCGGCTATATCGGCGCGACCGCGATGCTGGCCCGCGCCCACCGCCCCGAGGAGCGCGGCCGCGTTCAGGGCATGAACGACATGTTCGTGTTTGGCGGGGTGTTCCTGGCCTCGCTGTCCTCGGGCGGGCTGATGAACTGCACCGGCGGGTCGGTTCAGGCCGGCTGGAACGCGGTCAACCTGGCGATGCTGCCGTTTCTGGTTCTGGCCGGCGCCGCGCTGATCTGGCTGGTGATGCGCCCGCAGCCGGCCTGA
- the xseA gene encoding exodeoxyribonuclease VII large subunit has translation MDLLEDAAGSNAHEFTVSELSGAVKRSIEDRFGRVRVRGEIGRVSRPSSGHLYFDLKDDRSVLAAVTWKGQAARLAQRPEEGMEVIATGRMTTFPGQSKYQLIVDQIEPAGAGALMIMLEKRRKALAAEGLFDQDRKRALPFLPRVIGVVTSPSGAVIRDILHRLRDRFPTRVLIWPVAVQGEGCAPQVTAAIHGFNALPDGGPIPRPDLIIVARGGGSLEDLWGFNEESVVRAAAASRIPLISAVGHETDTTLIDFVSDRRAPTPTAAAEIAVPVRSDLAARLAEFGARMTRASAQRIDRPRQRLRDLARAMGRPAALTEAARQRLDLWGVRLEPALRGLVRTRRQHLASRPIPAATLRQFTAGKRHHLDRARLRLDAVRERRRDRRSDRLTALQERLDASLSRVVAVTRRAVISQGALLDQLSRRLDTAAGRATATRRDALLTLDRMRLTLGYTETLRRGFAVVHGDDGLITSAAAARQTARFEIEFCDGRVPARPDSAPPKSGRRSPPPETTPEQKTLF, from the coding sequence ATGGACCTTCTGGAAGACGCAGCCGGCAGCAATGCCCATGAATTCACGGTGTCCGAACTGTCGGGCGCGGTCAAACGCAGCATCGAGGACCGCTTCGGCCGCGTCCGGGTGCGGGGCGAGATCGGGCGCGTGTCCCGCCCCTCGTCCGGCCATCTCTATTTCGATCTCAAGGACGACCGGTCGGTGCTGGCGGCGGTGACGTGGAAAGGGCAGGCGGCCCGGCTGGCGCAGCGCCCCGAAGAGGGGATGGAGGTGATCGCCACCGGCCGCATGACGACCTTTCCGGGCCAGTCGAAATACCAGCTGATCGTCGATCAGATCGAACCGGCCGGCGCGGGCGCGCTGATGATCATGCTGGAAAAGCGCCGCAAGGCGCTGGCCGCCGAGGGTCTGTTCGACCAGGACCGCAAGCGCGCCCTGCCGTTCCTGCCGCGCGTGATCGGCGTCGTCACCTCGCCCTCGGGCGCCGTGATCCGCGACATCCTGCACCGCTTGCGCGACCGGTTTCCGACCCGGGTGCTGATCTGGCCCGTGGCCGTGCAGGGCGAGGGATGCGCGCCCCAGGTCACCGCCGCCATCCACGGCTTCAACGCGCTTCCGGATGGCGGCCCGATCCCGCGCCCCGACCTGATCATCGTGGCCCGCGGCGGCGGCAGTCTTGAGGATCTGTGGGGCTTCAACGAGGAAAGCGTCGTCCGCGCCGCCGCCGCCAGCCGCATCCCGCTGATCTCGGCCGTGGGGCACGAAACCGATACCACGCTGATCGACTTCGTGTCCGACCGGCGCGCGCCGACTCCGACCGCCGCGGCCGAGATCGCGGTGCCGGTCAGGTCCGATCTGGCCGCGCGCCTGGCCGAATTCGGCGCGCGGATGACGCGCGCCAGCGCGCAGCGCATCGACCGGCCGCGCCAGCGCCTGCGCGATCTGGCCCGCGCCATGGGCCGGCCCGCCGCGCTGACCGAGGCTGCAAGGCAGCGGCTGGATCTGTGGGGCGTCAGGCTGGAACCGGCGCTGCGCGGGCTGGTGCGGACGCGGCGACAGCATCTTGCCTCGCGCCCGATACCGGCAGCCACGCTGCGCCAGTTCACGGCAGGCAAGCGTCACCATCTGGACCGCGCCCGGCTGCGTCTGGACGCGGTGCGCGAACGCCGCCGCGACCGCCGCAGCGACCGGCTGACGGCGTTGCAGGAAAGACTGGACGCCTCGCTGTCGCGGGTCGTGGCGGTGACGCGGCGCGCGGTGATCAGCCAGGGCGCGCTGCTGGATCAGCTGTCCCGCCGCCTCGACACCGCCGCCGGGCGGGCCACGGCCACGCGCCGCGATGCGCTGCTGACGCTTGACCGGATGCGGCTGACGCTTGGCTATACCGAAACGCTCAGGCGCGGCTTTGCGGTCGTCCACGGCGATGACGGACTGATCACCTCGGCCGCCGCCGCCCGCCAGACCGCCCGGTTCGAGATCGAGTTCTGCGATGGCCGCGTACCCGCGCGGCCCGATTCCGCCCCGCCGAAATCCGGGCGCAGATCGCCGCCGCCCGAAACGACGCCCGAACAGAAGACCCTGTTCTGA
- the purD gene encoding phosphoribosylamine--glycine ligase, with translation MNILILGGGGREHALAWAIRQNPKCDRLIVAPGNAGIADIARCASLDIASRSAVLEFAQEHAIDFVVIGPEAPLASGVSDALREAGFLVFGPSQAAAALEASKTFTKQICDACGAPTAAWARFADAASARAHVAQTGAPIVVKADGLAAGKGVTVADSVDQAHAAIDAIFEGAFGDTSVVIEEFMEGEEASFFVLCDGTDCLPIGTAQDHKRVGEGDTGPNTGGMGAYSPASILTPDLQDRVMAQIVRPTVAEMARRGTPFQGVLYAGLMIRDGQARLVEYNVRFGDPECQVLMIRLGAQVLDLLLACAENRLSDARVNWADDHALTVVMAAKGYPGDYRKGSVIGGLDAIRENGFEMVFHAGTSERNGQIVATGGRVLACTGRAETLEGAHRRAYDLVDAIDWPDGFCRRDIGWRELQRVDPQATS, from the coding sequence ATGAACATCCTGATCCTGGGCGGCGGCGGGCGCGAACACGCGCTGGCCTGGGCGATCCGGCAGAATCCGAAATGCGACCGCCTGATCGTCGCGCCCGGCAATGCGGGCATCGCCGACATCGCACGCTGCGCCAGCCTGGACATCGCCTCGCGCAGCGCGGTGCTGGAATTCGCGCAGGAACACGCCATCGACTTCGTCGTGATCGGCCCCGAGGCGCCGCTGGCGTCGGGCGTGTCGGATGCGCTGCGCGAGGCGGGGTTTCTGGTCTTCGGCCCCTCGCAGGCGGCCGCCGCGCTTGAGGCATCGAAGACCTTTACCAAGCAGATCTGCGACGCCTGCGGCGCGCCCACCGCCGCATGGGCGCGGTTTGCCGATGCAGCCAGCGCCCGCGCCCATGTCGCGCAGACGGGCGCGCCCATCGTCGTCAAGGCCGACGGGCTGGCCGCGGGAAAGGGCGTCACCGTGGCCGACAGCGTCGATCAGGCCCATGCCGCGATCGACGCGATCTTCGAGGGCGCGTTCGGCGACACCTCGGTCGTGATCGAGGAGTTCATGGAGGGCGAGGAGGCCAGCTTTTTCGTGCTGTGCGACGGGACGGATTGTCTGCCCATCGGCACGGCGCAGGATCACAAGCGGGTGGGCGAAGGCGATACCGGCCCGAACACGGGCGGGATGGGGGCCTATAGCCCGGCCTCGATCCTGACGCCCGATCTTCAGGATCGGGTGATGGCGCAGATCGTGCGTCCCACCGTGGCCGAGATGGCCCGGCGCGGCACGCCGTTCCAGGGTGTGCTGTATGCCGGGCTGATGATCCGCGACGGGCAGGCGCGGCTGGTGGAATACAATGTCCGCTTCGGCGATCCCGAATGTCAGGTGCTGATGATCCGGTTGGGGGCGCAGGTGCTGGATCTGTTGCTGGCCTGCGCCGAGAACCGGCTGTCGGACGCCCGCGTGAACTGGGCCGACGATCACGCGCTGACGGTGGTGATGGCCGCGAAAGGCTATCCGGGCGATTACCGCAAGGGCAGCGTGATCGGGGGGCTGGACGCCATTCGCGAAAACGGGTTCGAGATGGTGTTTCATGCCGGAACCAGCGAACGAAACGGGCAGATCGTGGCGACCGGCGGGCGCGTTCTGGCCTGCACCGGCCGCGCCGAAACGCTGGAGGGGGCGCACCGCCGTGCCTATGATCTGGTCGACGCCATCGACTGGCCCGACGGCTTCTGCCGCCGCGATATCGGCTGGCGCGAGTTGCAGCGCGTGGACCCGCAGGCGACATCGTGA
- a CDS encoding Crp/Fnr family transcriptional regulator, producing MSEHSPSCLVSRLSRFVTLTDRECDFIAEMERDERPLTKGSLVVGAGDLTEGIVVLKSGWAVVTADIADGRSQILRIYLPGEIIGLAELGASEAHHRIAMQTDGTICPFPRKGLAPLIVDYPRLAALLIGIGSLDQIALRHHASSLGSMDAARKLKFFLLQLRSRLAVANVGLGNRFHVPFSQVEIGQAVGLTSIYVNKMLRSFVAAGEIEIERPYFRLLAREKWEEETDFVDAFVELDTSWFPPPDAVPATDAADDARVGA from the coding sequence ATGAGCGAACACAGCCCCAGTTGCCTTGTCAGCCGCCTGTCGCGTTTCGTGACGCTGACCGACCGCGAATGCGACTTCATCGCTGAGATGGAGCGCGACGAACGGCCCCTGACCAAGGGAAGCCTTGTCGTCGGCGCGGGCGATCTGACCGAAGGCATCGTGGTGCTGAAATCGGGCTGGGCGGTGGTGACGGCGGATATCGCCGACGGGCGCAGCCAGATCCTGCGGATCTATCTGCCCGGCGAGATCATAGGTCTGGCCGAACTTGGCGCCTCCGAGGCGCATCATCGCATCGCGATGCAGACGGACGGGACGATCTGCCCGTTCCCGCGCAAGGGGCTGGCGCCGCTGATCGTGGACTATCCGCGGCTGGCGGCGCTGCTGATCGGGATCGGCAGCCTGGATCAGATCGCGCTGCGCCATCACGCCAGTTCGCTTGGCTCGATGGATGCGGCGCGCAAGCTGAAATTCTTTCTGCTGCAACTGCGGTCGCGTCTGGCGGTCGCCAATGTCGGGCTGGGCAACAGGTTCCACGTGCCCTTCAGCCAGGTCGAGATCGGTCAGGCCGTCGGGCTGACCTCGATCTATGTCAACAAGATGCTGCGCTCTTTCGTGGCCGCCGGCGAGATCGAGATCGAGCGTCCGTATTTCCGACTTCTGGCCCGCGAGAAATGGGAGGAAGAGACGGATTTCGTGGATGCGTTCGTGGAACTGGATACCTCATGGTTCCCGCCCCCCGACGCGGTTCCCGCCACGGATGCCGCCGACGACGCCCGCGTGGGCGCATAG
- a CDS encoding endonuclease/exonuclease/phosphatase family protein — translation MLFDILRALIWLAGLGVLATTVLPLTNSTKWWIRVWDFPRLHIFVAAVVVAIVAILVLRADSLIIVAIMAICAAYQARKIFPYTTLSPVEIEFAQPSDRPTIKLLASNVLMENDQHHHLIDLIDEEDPDVLFLMETDQVWADALEESLSRYPTVLRHPLDNHYGLIFATRLDATSAEAVFLADDNTPTVLSELRAPDGAAFHFIGLHPRPPVPGQDTEERDEQIRRAATLTEHSDLPVISMGDFNETAWSWTAQRFKHHGNYRDPRVGRGMLSSFDARYPVLRFPIDQLYVTEGIDLISFERKRTIGSDHFPMAAVVAIRGA, via the coding sequence ATGCTGTTCGATATTCTGCGCGCCCTGATCTGGCTGGCCGGACTGGGGGTTCTTGCCACGACCGTCCTGCCGCTGACCAATTCGACAAAATGGTGGATCAGGGTGTGGGACTTTCCGCGCCTGCATATTTTCGTCGCGGCGGTGGTCGTGGCCATTGTCGCCATTCTGGTGCTGCGCGCCGATTCGCTGATCATCGTCGCAATCATGGCGATCTGTGCGGCGTATCAGGCCCGCAAGATCTTTCCCTACACGACGCTTTCCCCGGTCGAGATCGAGTTCGCCCAGCCATCGGACCGACCGACGATCAAGCTGCTGGCCTCGAACGTGCTGATGGAAAACGACCAGCATCACCATCTGATCGACCTGATCGACGAGGAAGACCCCGATGTCCTTTTCCTGATGGAAACGGATCAGGTCTGGGCCGATGCGCTGGAGGAGAGCCTGTCGCGATATCCGACCGTGCTGCGCCATCCGCTGGACAACCATTACGGGCTGATCTTTGCCACCAGGCTGGATGCGACATCGGCCGAGGCGGTGTTTCTGGCCGATGACAACACGCCCACCGTGCTGTCGGAACTGCGGGCCCCGGACGGCGCCGCCTTTCACTTCATCGGCCTGCATCCCCGCCCCCCGGTCCCCGGTCAGGACACGGAAGAGCGGGACGAACAGATCCGGCGCGCGGCCACGCTGACCGAACATTCCGACCTGCCGGTGATCTCGATGGGGGATTTCAACGAAACCGCCTGGTCATGGACCGCGCAGCGGTTCAAGCATCACGGCAATTACCGCGACCCGCGCGTCGGGCGCGGTATGCTGTCCAGCTTCGATGCCCGCTATCCGGTGCTGCGTTTTCCGATAGACCAGCTTTACGTCACCGAGGGCATCGACCTGATCTCGTTCGAGCGCAAGCGCACCATCGGATCGGATCACTTTCCGATGGCCGCAGTGGTGGCGATCCGCGGCGCGTGA
- a CDS encoding mechanosensitive ion channel family protein → MDEIDTNVGLIFDKLDGWLDGFFRLLPNIVVALIVLGVFWLLGLALDRFVNSAAARRGRHSLGEVGGSLARWAMAIVGMMLAVTIVAPSVSPGDLFAGLGVSSVAIGFAFKDILQNMLAGILILLRQPFEVGDQIISGGHEGTVERIETRATMITTYDGRRVVIPNAVIYTDSVVVNTAFPMRRSEYDIGIGCNDPWDKARALMEKTCASVEGVSSDPPPETIPVELGDFANVVRLRWWTKSDRASQIHVFGEVLQAVYKALDEEGIDMPYPTQIHLFHDQTEEVDGDRSKQREGWPAGRGDVPRPRRQAMAQKAGE, encoded by the coding sequence ATGGACGAGATAGACACCAATGTCGGGCTGATCTTCGACAAGCTGGACGGCTGGCTGGACGGGTTCTTCAGGTTGCTGCCGAACATCGTCGTCGCGCTGATCGTGCTGGGGGTGTTCTGGTTGCTGGGGCTGGCGCTGGACCGGTTCGTGAATTCGGCCGCCGCGCGCCGGGGTCGTCACAGCCTGGGCGAGGTCGGCGGATCGCTGGCGCGGTGGGCGATGGCGATCGTGGGCATGATGCTGGCGGTCACCATCGTCGCGCCGTCGGTCAGCCCCGGCGATCTGTTCGCCGGGCTTGGCGTCAGCTCGGTCGCCATCGGGTTCGCGTTCAAGGACATCCTTCAGAACATGCTGGCCGGCATCCTGATCCTGCTGCGCCAGCCCTTCGAGGTGGGCGACCAGATCATCTCGGGCGGGCACGAGGGCACGGTCGAACGGATCGAGACGCGGGCGACGATGATCACCACCTATGACGGCCGGCGCGTCGTGATCCCCAACGCGGTGATCTATACCGACAGCGTCGTCGTGAACACGGCGTTTCCGATGCGCCGGTCGGAATACGATATCGGCATCGGCTGCAACGATCCGTGGGACAAGGCGCGCGCGCTGATGGAGAAGACCTGCGCCTCGGTCGAGGGGGTCAGCAGCGATCCGCCGCCCGAAACGATCCCGGTCGAGCTGGGCGATTTCGCCAATGTGGTGCGCCTGCGGTGGTGGACGAAATCCGACCGCGCCTCGCAGATCCACGTCTTCGGAGAGGTCTTGCAGGCGGTCTACAAGGCGCTGGACGAGGAAGGGATCGACATGCCCTATCCGACTCAGATCCACCTGTTTCACGACCAGACCGAAGAGGTGGACGGCGATCGCAGCAAGCAGCGCGAGGGTTGGCCCGCCGGGCGCGGCGACGTCCCGCGCCCGCGCCGGCAGGCGATGGCGCAGAAGGCGGGCGAATAG
- a CDS encoding PRC-barrel domain-containing protein translates to MDHSKHTPLRPEELDSATLQGANVYGPDDSNIGDVSEIHGTGPNAKAVVDVGGFLGIGAKQVALDVSRLNFMRDENGKVHAQTTMTKDELKNLPEHRA, encoded by the coding sequence ATGGATCATTCCAAACACACCCCGCTTCGCCCCGAGGAACTGGATTCCGCCACGCTGCAGGGCGCCAATGTCTATGGCCCCGACGACAGCAATATCGGCGATGTGTCCGAAATCCACGGCACCGGCCCGAACGCCAAGGCGGTCGTCGATGTCGGCGGCTTTCTGGGAATCGGGGCCAAGCAGGTCGCGCTGGACGTGTCGCGCCTGAACTTCATGCGGGACGAGAACGGCAAGGTTCACGCCCAGACCACCATGACCAAAGATGAGCTGAAGAACCTGCCCGAGCATCGGGCTTGA